Proteins found in one Siniperca chuatsi isolate FFG_IHB_CAS linkage group LG22, ASM2008510v1, whole genome shotgun sequence genomic segment:
- the LOC122869780 gene encoding Fc receptor-like protein 5 isoform X1, which yields MGHTLLCVLGVFCLLLYRGHAQVTNRAVVTLQPNWPEIYYGETITLRCEIEDGGDTEWTTPSSYTPQKQNEYMIGFAWSSYSGDYRCKVRMKSGKSSTEWSDAFTLTLSYKPQPVLTVSPSWLSPADSVTLNCSVKHPSAGWTFYWYKAVPKLADNSYSDELLPGSSSGTEQDSYIVHGQTHTAGYKCRAGRGDRVYYTQYSKPKIVWSGDFHLAPSLTVSPDRVQHFINDSVTLSCEGNSTKWRISRFSKSGNLTDCSSWGTMTGSTCNTHLSQYIDGVYWCESETGQFSNAVNITGQYDDTILVSPVHPVAERDYVTLGCKLRTENVLSNVDFYKNGKLIQNDTRRELTIPAVSKSDEGFYKCEGKYSLQGWRSRTSPESWMSVESSSSPYPPFQIVGLVIGILLIVLLPLLLLCWYKKSKDTCCHRLIQSQRTNQSSATVQTVNQDENQQQVYSSLLHGDVCVYETISGSGNTGSGEQADAYINVTSQIQLQGLGKKSP from the exons ATGGGACACACTTTGCTCTGTGTGCTGGGGGTTTTCT GCCTACTCCTCTACCGTGGACATGCTCAAG TCACAAACAGAGCTGTTGTGACTCTGCAACCCAACTGGCCTGAGATATACTATGGGGAGACGATCACTCTGAGATGTGAAATTGAGGATGGAGGAGACACTGAGTGGACGACTCCCAGCTCATACACACCTCAAAAACAGAATGAATACATGATTGGATTTGCTTGGTCATCATACAGTGGAGACTACAGGTGTAAGGTTAGAATGAAAAGTGGAAAGTCTTCAACAGAGTGGAGTGATGCTTTCACATTGACGCTATCTTACA AACCCCAGCCTGTCCTCACTGTGTCTCCGTCATGGCTGAGTCCTGCAGACTCAGTGACTCTGAACTGCAGTGTTAAACATCCCTCTGCAGGATGGACGTTCTACTGGTATAAGGCTGTTCCCAAACTAGCAGACAACTCCTACAGCGATGAGCTGCTACCTGGCAGCAGCAGTGGGACTGAACAGGATTCCTACATTGTtcatggacagacacacacagcaggataTAAGTGCAGAGCTGGAAGAGGAGACCGAGTGTATTACACTCAATATAGCAAACCTAAGATCGTCTGGTCTGGAG atttcCATTTAGCACCGTCTCTCACAGTGAGTCCTGACAGAGTGCAGCACTTCATCAATGACTCTGTGACACTGAGCTGTGAGGGAAACTCTACTAAGTGGAGAATTAGCAGGTTTTCTAAATCCGGCAACCTGACAGACTGTTCTTCCTGGGGAACAATGACTGGATCCACATGCAACACCCATTTGTCACAGTACATTGATGGCGTGTACTGGTGTGAGTCTGAAACAGGACAGTTCAGCAATGCAGTCAACATCACTGGACAGT ACGATGATACGATCCTGGTGAGCCCTGTCCATCCTGTGGCTGAGAGAGATTATGTTACTCTTGGCTGCAAGTTGAGGACAGAAAATGTTCTTTCTAATGTGGATTTCTATAAAAATGGCAAACTCATCCAAAATGATACCAGAAGGGAGCTGACTATCCCTGCAGTGTCAAAGTCAGATGAAGGCTTTTATAAATGTGAAGGAAAATATTCACTACAAGGATGGCGGAGTCGGACGTCACCAGAGAGTTGGATGTCAGTAGAAT CATCCAGCTCTCCATATCCTCCATTTCAGATCGTTGGGCTGGTTATTGGTATCTTACTGATTGTTctcctgccactgctgctgctgtgttggtACAAAAAGTCAAAGG aTACATGTTGTCACAG GCTCATCCAGTCTCAGAGAACCAATCAGAGCTCTGCTACAGTCCAAACTGTCAACCAAGATGAAAATCAGCAGCAAGTATACTCCTCTCTTCTCCATG GTGATGTTTGTGTCTATGAAACAATCAGTGGCTCTGGAAACACTGGAAGTG GTGAACAAGCAGATGCATACATAAATGTCACATCTCAGATTCAGCTCCAAGGTCTTGGAAAGAAGA GTCCATAA
- the LOC122869780 gene encoding Fc receptor-like protein 5 isoform X2, whose protein sequence is MGHTLLCVLGVFCLLLYRGHAQVTNRAVVTLQPNWPEIYYGETITLRCEIEDGGDTEWTTPSSYTPQKQNEYMIGFAWSSYSGDYRCKVRMKSGKSSTEWSDAFTLTLSYKPQPVLTVSPSWLSPADSVTLNCSVKHPSAGWTFYWYKAVPKLADNSYSDELLPGSSSGTEQDSYIVHGQTHTAGYKCRAGRGDRVYYTQYSKPKIVWSGDFHLAPSLTVSPDRVQHFINDSVTLSCEGNSTKWRISRFSKSGNLTDCSSWGTMTGSTCNTHLSQYIDGVYWCESETGQFSNAVNITGQYDDTILVSPVHPVAERDYVTLGCKLRTENVLSNVDFYKNGKLIQNDTRRELTIPAVSKSDEGFYKCEGKYSLQGWRSRTSPESWMSVESSSSPYPPFQIVGLVIGILLIVLLPLLLLCWYKKSKGSSSLREPIRALLQSKLSTKMKISSKYTPLFSMVMFVSMKQSVALETLEVVNKQMHT, encoded by the exons ATGGGACACACTTTGCTCTGTGTGCTGGGGGTTTTCT GCCTACTCCTCTACCGTGGACATGCTCAAG TCACAAACAGAGCTGTTGTGACTCTGCAACCCAACTGGCCTGAGATATACTATGGGGAGACGATCACTCTGAGATGTGAAATTGAGGATGGAGGAGACACTGAGTGGACGACTCCCAGCTCATACACACCTCAAAAACAGAATGAATACATGATTGGATTTGCTTGGTCATCATACAGTGGAGACTACAGGTGTAAGGTTAGAATGAAAAGTGGAAAGTCTTCAACAGAGTGGAGTGATGCTTTCACATTGACGCTATCTTACA AACCCCAGCCTGTCCTCACTGTGTCTCCGTCATGGCTGAGTCCTGCAGACTCAGTGACTCTGAACTGCAGTGTTAAACATCCCTCTGCAGGATGGACGTTCTACTGGTATAAGGCTGTTCCCAAACTAGCAGACAACTCCTACAGCGATGAGCTGCTACCTGGCAGCAGCAGTGGGACTGAACAGGATTCCTACATTGTtcatggacagacacacacagcaggataTAAGTGCAGAGCTGGAAGAGGAGACCGAGTGTATTACACTCAATATAGCAAACCTAAGATCGTCTGGTCTGGAG atttcCATTTAGCACCGTCTCTCACAGTGAGTCCTGACAGAGTGCAGCACTTCATCAATGACTCTGTGACACTGAGCTGTGAGGGAAACTCTACTAAGTGGAGAATTAGCAGGTTTTCTAAATCCGGCAACCTGACAGACTGTTCTTCCTGGGGAACAATGACTGGATCCACATGCAACACCCATTTGTCACAGTACATTGATGGCGTGTACTGGTGTGAGTCTGAAACAGGACAGTTCAGCAATGCAGTCAACATCACTGGACAGT ACGATGATACGATCCTGGTGAGCCCTGTCCATCCTGTGGCTGAGAGAGATTATGTTACTCTTGGCTGCAAGTTGAGGACAGAAAATGTTCTTTCTAATGTGGATTTCTATAAAAATGGCAAACTCATCCAAAATGATACCAGAAGGGAGCTGACTATCCCTGCAGTGTCAAAGTCAGATGAAGGCTTTTATAAATGTGAAGGAAAATATTCACTACAAGGATGGCGGAGTCGGACGTCACCAGAGAGTTGGATGTCAGTAGAAT CATCCAGCTCTCCATATCCTCCATTTCAGATCGTTGGGCTGGTTATTGGTATCTTACTGATTGTTctcctgccactgctgctgctgtgttggtACAAAAAGTCAAAGG GCTCATCCAGTCTCAGAGAACCAATCAGAGCTCTGCTACAGTCCAAACTGTCAACCAAGATGAAAATCAGCAGCAAGTATACTCCTCTCTTCTCCATG GTGATGTTTGTGTCTATGAAACAATCAGTGGCTCTGGAAACACTGGAAGTG GTGAACAAGCAGATGCATACATAA